A stretch of Crossiella cryophila DNA encodes these proteins:
- the ptsP gene encoding phosphoenolpyruvate--protein phosphotransferase yields the protein MSGTQLVGVGVSPGQAAGPVVRVAEPLPEPSAGPAPADAAAEAALIKPAADAVVAELNRRAAAVEGESRVVLETTAAMAADPALLAEAEKLVRDRGLPAPRAVFEAANGFATMLAAAGGYLAERARDVHDVRDRIVATLLDVPMPGVPTLTAPSVLVARDLAPADTAGLDPALVLALVTEEGGPTSHTAILARSLGIPAVVACRGVLALDPAGLVVDGGTGLVTAPGGTVAAQAVARGPKVEWNGVGKLADGHRVKVLANVGSAEDAKAAVATGAEGVGLFRTEFCFLSATEEPTVAAQREAYAAVLAPFQGKPVIVRTLDAGADKPLPFLNTVEEPNPALGVRGLRIARESAGVLDRQLEAIVAAAADTGAEVSVMAPMVATAEEAAWFAERARAAGVTRAGVMIEIPAAALAAREVLDAVDFVSLGTNDLAQYVFAADRMLGALATLNDPWQPALLRLIALVGEAATATGKPAGVCGEAAADPDLACVLTGLGLTSLSMNNAALTQVGARLAGVRLDACQLAARAALAAKDPAHARTAAHAALH from the coding sequence ATGTCGGGAACCCAGCTGGTCGGTGTCGGAGTAAGCCCAGGTCAGGCCGCTGGGCCCGTGGTCAGGGTGGCCGAGCCGCTGCCGGAACCGTCGGCCGGCCCGGCGCCCGCGGACGCCGCGGCCGAGGCTGCCCTGATCAAACCGGCCGCGGACGCGGTGGTGGCCGAGCTGAACCGGCGGGCCGCCGCCGTCGAGGGCGAGTCCAGGGTGGTGCTGGAGACCACCGCCGCGATGGCCGCCGACCCCGCGCTGCTGGCCGAGGCGGAGAAGCTGGTCAGGGACCGCGGCCTGCCCGCGCCGCGCGCGGTGTTCGAGGCGGCCAACGGCTTCGCCACCATGCTCGCCGCGGCAGGCGGCTACCTGGCCGAACGGGCCAGGGACGTGCACGACGTGCGGGACCGGATCGTGGCCACCCTGCTGGACGTGCCCATGCCCGGCGTGCCCACGCTGACCGCCCCGAGCGTGCTGGTGGCCCGCGACCTGGCCCCGGCCGACACCGCGGGCCTTGACCCGGCGCTGGTGCTGGCCCTGGTCACCGAGGAGGGCGGCCCCACCAGCCACACCGCGATCCTGGCCCGCTCGCTGGGCATCCCCGCGGTGGTGGCCTGCCGCGGTGTGCTCGCGCTGGACCCGGCCGGGCTGGTCGTGGACGGCGGCACCGGCCTGGTCACCGCGCCGGGTGGGACGGTGGCCGCCCAGGCGGTGGCCCGAGGGCCCAAGGTCGAGTGGAACGGGGTCGGCAAGCTCGCCGACGGGCACCGGGTGAAGGTGCTGGCCAACGTCGGCTCGGCCGAGGACGCCAAGGCCGCGGTGGCCACCGGCGCGGAGGGCGTCGGCCTGTTCCGCACCGAGTTCTGCTTCCTCTCCGCCACCGAGGAACCCACGGTGGCCGCCCAGCGCGAGGCATACGCCGCGGTGCTCGCCCCGTTCCAGGGCAAGCCGGTCATCGTGCGCACCCTGGACGCGGGCGCGGACAAGCCGCTGCCCTTCCTCAACACCGTCGAGGAGCCCAACCCGGCACTGGGCGTGCGCGGTCTGCGCATCGCCAGGGAGTCCGCAGGCGTGCTGGACCGGCAGCTGGAAGCGATCGTCGCGGCCGCCGCGGACACCGGGGCCGAGGTCTCGGTGATGGCGCCGATGGTGGCCACCGCCGAGGAGGCCGCCTGGTTCGCCGAGCGGGCCAGGGCCGCCGGGGTGACCAGGGCCGGGGTGATGATCGAGATCCCGGCCGCGGCACTGGCCGCGCGGGAGGTGCTGGACGCGGTCGACTTCGTCAGCCTCGGCACCAACGACCTGGCCCAGTACGTCTTCGCCGCCGACCGCATGCTCGGCGCGCTGGCCACCCTCAACGATCCCTGGCAGCCCGCGCTGCTCCGGCTGATCGCCCTGGTCGGCGAGGCCGCCACCGCCACCGGCAAGCCAGCCGGGGTCTGCGGCGAGGCCGCCGCGGATCCGGATCTGGCCTGCGTGCTGACCGGACTCGGCCTGACCAGCCTGTCCATGAACAACGCCGCGCTGACCCAGGTCGGCGCCAGGCTCGCCGGGGTCCGGCTGGACGCCTGCCAGCTGGCCGCCCGAGCCGCGCTGGCCGCCAAGGACCCGGCGCACGCCAGGACCGCCGCGCACGCCGCCCTGCACTGA